A portion of the Myxococcales bacterium genome contains these proteins:
- a CDS encoding PEGA domain-containing protein → MTGRSVRGVSDWQVASLAATLFFVAAPALAADEPAPLSAPAAPAAPPAQAPPSAEGSDAAADEARARYRRGIQLFDEGDYRLALVELERAYALHPSYRVLYNTAQVHYQLGEYAKALAAFERYLKEGGAEIPVPRRAEVEGDLATLRTRVGTLTVRANVEGVELTLNDQPLGRAPLERAVVDAGSLRISAQRPGFSTATRVVKLAGGDAAVVELELVKATSDVVVANDGLSGVAVGAWIATGALAAGTVGFGIAANGAAKSYEDKLEAPIDGSPAEAGADLERKRSLVNGLAIATDALMVATAVGAGVSLYLTLRGRAAPTTPAVRLGARSATFSVGF, encoded by the coding sequence ATGACGGGTCGAAGCGTGCGGGGCGTGTCCGACTGGCAAGTGGCTTCGCTGGCCGCGACGCTCTTTTTCGTGGCGGCTCCCGCGCTCGCGGCCGACGAGCCTGCGCCCCTGTCCGCGCCGGCCGCGCCGGCCGCGCCGCCAGCGCAAGCACCGCCGAGCGCCGAAGGTTCCGACGCGGCGGCCGACGAAGCGCGCGCCCGCTACCGTCGCGGCATTCAGCTCTTCGACGAGGGCGACTACCGGCTCGCGCTCGTTGAGCTCGAGCGGGCCTACGCGCTCCATCCGAGCTACCGCGTCCTCTACAACACGGCGCAGGTTCACTATCAATTGGGCGAATACGCGAAAGCCCTCGCGGCCTTTGAGCGCTACCTCAAGGAAGGTGGCGCCGAGATCCCGGTGCCGCGCCGCGCCGAGGTCGAAGGCGATCTCGCCACGCTCCGCACGCGCGTCGGCACCCTGACGGTGCGCGCCAACGTGGAGGGCGTCGAGCTAACTCTCAACGACCAGCCGCTGGGGCGCGCGCCCTTGGAACGCGCCGTGGTCGACGCGGGCTCGCTTCGTATTTCAGCCCAGCGTCCAGGATTTTCCACGGCTACGCGCGTCGTCAAACTCGCCGGCGGCGACGCCGCTGTGGTGGAGCTCGAGCTCGTCAAGGCGACCTCCGACGTCGTCGTCGCGAACGACGGCCTGTCGGGCGTTGCCGTAGGGGCGTGGATCGCGACCGGCGCCCTGGCCGCCGGCACCGTGGGCTTTGGCATCGCCGCGAACGGCGCTGCGAAGAGCTACGAAGACAAGCTCGAAGCCCCCATCGACGGCTCGCCCGCCGAGGCCGGCGCCGATCTCGAACGCAAGCGCAGTTTGGTCAACGGTCTCGCCATCGCCACCGACGCGCTCATGGTCGCGACCGCGGTTGGAGCCGGCGTATCGCTCTACCTGACCCTGCGTGGCCGAGCGGCGCCGACGACGCCGGCGGTCCGCCTCGGCGCGCGGAGCGCCACGTTCTCGGTGGGGTTCTGA
- a CDS encoding response regulator transcription factor, whose amino-acid sequence MSPRRGTRALAGTPLVARGSQPRLSMMLRPIAMNFTMNDPADRLDARAWRAIILMSLARSDEGLLVCGANNEIIFSTPRAGRLLERLAPTELGRLPSMIAEALEGLGADGARSDRFPLPGGIGIGGVHVDMAVVQNAAPARVLLWLREELVRDSELYERMKQRFGVTLRGFQLAQLVRQGLSNREIAGELRLAESTVKVYLYELFQQCGVSSRTALVALVERLGRAG is encoded by the coding sequence ATGAGCCCACGTCGAGGGACGCGAGCGCTCGCGGGCACGCCGCTCGTGGCACGCGGCTCGCAGCCTCGCCTTTCGATGATGCTCCGGCCCATCGCCATGAACTTCACGATGAACGACCCCGCGGACCGACTCGACGCACGCGCGTGGCGCGCCATCATCCTGATGAGCCTCGCGCGCAGCGACGAAGGTCTCCTGGTCTGCGGAGCGAACAACGAGATCATCTTCTCGACGCCCCGCGCCGGGAGACTCCTCGAGCGGCTCGCCCCGACCGAGCTCGGCAGACTTCCGTCGATGATCGCAGAGGCGCTCGAAGGACTCGGGGCCGACGGGGCGCGCAGCGACCGGTTCCCCTTGCCGGGCGGCATCGGTATCGGCGGCGTTCACGTTGACATGGCCGTCGTGCAGAACGCCGCGCCGGCGCGCGTCCTCCTGTGGCTGCGTGAAGAGCTGGTTCGCGACAGCGAGCTCTACGAGCGCATGAAGCAGCGGTTCGGGGTCACGCTTCGCGGCTTCCAACTCGCGCAGTTGGTTCGCCAGGGGCTCAGCAACCGCGAGATCGCGGGCGAGCTGCGGCTCGCGGAGTCGACCGTCAAGGTGTACCTTTACGAGCTCTTTCAGCAGTGTGGCGTGTCGAGTCGGACGGCGCTCGTTGCGCTCGTTGAACGGTTGGGAAGGGCTGGATGA
- a CDS encoding trypsin-like serine protease, whose protein sequence is MQSRLPLAALALAALAASVASVGCAFKATSHAGEGARLSTAQSAIQGGSVDRMHTFAVAIVTNDETCSGALIAPNLVLTARHCVSPGGGDVVDCDVDTFGAPMMPSSFRVTTDAVASQASAFHAVAKVLTPSGKKFCGNDIALLLLADVVSPDEAVPITPAVEFSMTEHPRYQTEIAAIGYGITGPGRSDEGTRHLREHIPLVCTPGDETIPCSSLADYDITAAEFVVKEGVCTGDSGGSAIEQASLESAPVTFGVLSRAAETATRCAEATFTRTDAFKEFLVAGAEEAASAGEYPLPVWAGGTAPQSAGASDAGVPADAAGPAPMSTASSTGCAVAAPDAGRPSWSTTLLAAAVLLLRRRRRALESGRAYFRSQLL, encoded by the coding sequence GTGCAGTCTCGTCTTCCGCTAGCGGCCCTCGCTCTCGCCGCACTCGCTGCCAGCGTCGCCTCTGTCGGCTGCGCCTTCAAGGCGACGTCGCACGCGGGGGAGGGTGCGCGGCTCAGCACGGCGCAGAGCGCCATTCAAGGCGGCAGCGTCGATCGGATGCACACGTTTGCGGTCGCCATCGTGACCAACGATGAGACCTGCTCGGGAGCGCTCATCGCACCGAATTTGGTCCTCACGGCGCGCCACTGCGTGAGCCCCGGCGGCGGAGACGTCGTCGATTGCGACGTCGACACGTTCGGCGCGCCGATGATGCCGTCCTCGTTCCGCGTGACGACCGACGCCGTCGCCAGCCAAGCGTCGGCCTTCCACGCGGTGGCGAAGGTGCTTACGCCTTCGGGGAAGAAGTTCTGCGGCAACGACATTGCGCTGCTCTTGCTCGCGGACGTCGTGTCGCCCGACGAAGCCGTGCCCATCACGCCGGCCGTTGAGTTTTCGATGACCGAGCATCCTCGCTACCAGACGGAGATCGCGGCCATCGGCTACGGGATTACGGGCCCCGGTCGGAGCGACGAGGGGACGCGCCACCTGCGAGAACACATCCCGCTCGTGTGCACGCCGGGCGACGAAACGATCCCGTGCTCTTCGCTCGCGGACTACGACATCACGGCAGCGGAGTTCGTCGTCAAGGAAGGCGTCTGCACGGGCGACTCGGGCGGTAGCGCTATCGAGCAGGCGAGCCTCGAGAGCGCGCCCGTCACCTTTGGCGTTCTGTCGCGCGCGGCGGAGACGGCGACGCGATGCGCGGAGGCCACCTTCACGCGCACCGACGCCTTCAAAGAGTTCCTCGTGGCGGGCGCTGAAGAAGCCGCGAGCGCGGGCGAGTACCCGCTTCCCGTGTGGGCCGGCGGAACCGCGCCCCAGTCCGCCGGGGCCTCGGACGCAGGTGTGCCCGCGGACGCTGCCGGGCCGGCCCCGATGTCAACCGCATCGTCTACCGGGTGCGCTGTCGCGGCGCCCGATGCGGGACGGCCGTCGTGGTCAACAACGCTTTTGGCGGCGGCGGTGCTTCTGCTCCGTCGCCGCCGGCGAGCGCTTGAGAGTGGAAGAGCCTACTTTCGCTCGCAGCTCTTGTAG
- a CDS encoding glutathione S-transferase family protein: protein MSMTFFYAPMSTASMTALVLAELDVPCERVKVDLKAGDTKKPEFLKLNPNGKVPMLVHEGTPIWESAAITMYLGETFGVEKKLYPAPGPKRAEAMKWIVWCNVTLGDAVRRFTSNTLEWYPADQRNAKAGEAGKAETHNCLRILDEALAGKDFLLGDYTLADTHVNSFTDWLRHMKFDLSAYARVEAWSKRCAARPAYQKAMAAEMAG from the coding sequence ATGAGCATGACGTTTTTCTACGCCCCCATGTCGACCGCTTCCATGACCGCGCTCGTTCTTGCGGAACTCGATGTGCCGTGCGAACGAGTCAAGGTCGACCTCAAGGCAGGCGACACCAAGAAGCCTGAGTTCTTGAAGCTCAACCCCAACGGCAAGGTGCCGATGCTCGTGCACGAGGGGACGCCCATCTGGGAGTCGGCCGCCATCACGATGTATTTGGGCGAGACGTTCGGCGTTGAAAAGAAGCTCTATCCGGCGCCGGGCCCCAAGCGCGCCGAAGCCATGAAGTGGATCGTGTGGTGCAACGTGACGTTGGGTGATGCGGTTCGTCGCTTCACCAGCAACACCCTCGAGTGGTATCCAGCGGACCAGCGAAACGCGAAGGCCGGCGAGGCCGGCAAGGCGGAGACGCACAACTGCCTGCGCATCCTCGACGAGGCGCTCGCCGGCAAGGACTTCTTGCTCGGTGACTACACGCTCGCCGACACGCACGTGAACTCGTTCACCGATTGGCTACGCCACATGAAGTTCGACCTCAGCGCGTACGCGCGCGTGGAGGCCTGGAGCAAGCGCTGCGCTGCGCGTCCGGCCTACCAGAAGGCTATGGCCGCCGAGATGGCCGGCTGA
- the hflX gene encoding GTPase HflX, which yields MLKFSSNPIAEHAEVPLADDGRWEELVAHWRSRNVGREAPKTEGGSDVYVVSVATERERDPHAIEAQLAEIVSLAENQGDRVVGRESCHLPRPHPRTLLGKGKAEQIAAHARASGATMLVLDAELTPSQLRNLEDAMLMPVCDREAVILNVFLKHARTRRARIQVELAQLEYLKPRIRGVGINMDQQAAGMGNARGPGETASELLVRKFETRSAELSRALRKIATTSRTQRRGRDECKRAVLVGYTNAGKTSLMNALSKADLSARDMPFETLDTTSRCLTRHGGDVLLSDTVGFIRRLPERLLASFESTLAEVAEASLLVLVVDATDRERTEKLETTVALLEKLGAADVPRLYVWNKADQLSNRDDGLNDGPLARMSQEHPWLLVSSHNAADMVGLRDKLLSAVRADEQSTTVLVPYGAGAVLSEIYRTARVLSSEATNGGLMVTLQGGAAVMARVRASLEEWTS from the coding sequence ATGTTAAAATTCAGCTCGAATCCCATCGCGGAGCACGCCGAAGTTCCCCTCGCCGACGACGGTCGATGGGAAGAACTGGTGGCCCATTGGCGCTCCCGCAACGTCGGTCGCGAGGCGCCCAAAACCGAAGGCGGGAGCGACGTCTACGTCGTCTCCGTCGCCACCGAACGCGAACGCGATCCGCACGCCATCGAGGCGCAGCTCGCCGAAATCGTCAGCCTCGCCGAGAACCAGGGCGATCGCGTCGTGGGGCGGGAGTCGTGTCACCTGCCGAGGCCGCATCCGCGGACGCTCCTGGGCAAGGGCAAGGCGGAACAGATCGCGGCCCACGCGCGCGCCTCGGGCGCCACGATGCTCGTCCTCGACGCGGAGCTGACGCCGTCTCAGCTCCGCAACCTCGAAGACGCCATGCTCATGCCGGTCTGCGATCGCGAAGCGGTCATCCTCAACGTCTTTCTCAAGCACGCGAGAACGCGGCGGGCGCGCATTCAGGTGGAGCTGGCGCAGCTCGAGTACCTGAAGCCGCGCATTCGTGGGGTCGGCATCAACATGGACCAGCAAGCCGCCGGCATGGGCAACGCGCGCGGCCCCGGCGAGACGGCGTCGGAGCTCCTCGTGCGCAAGTTCGAGACGCGCTCGGCCGAGCTTTCGCGAGCGCTGCGCAAGATCGCCACGACAAGCAGGACGCAACGGCGAGGGCGGGACGAGTGCAAGCGCGCTGTCTTGGTGGGCTACACGAACGCGGGCAAGACATCGCTCATGAACGCCCTATCAAAGGCGGACCTTTCGGCCCGCGACATGCCCTTCGAGACACTCGACACAACGTCGCGCTGCCTCACGCGACACGGCGGCGATGTGTTGCTGAGCGACACCGTGGGCTTCATTCGGCGCTTGCCAGAACGACTCCTAGCCAGCTTCGAGTCGACACTCGCAGAAGTCGCCGAAGCGTCGCTGCTGGTGCTCGTGGTCGATGCGACCGATCGCGAGCGCACGGAGAAGCTCGAGACCACGGTGGCTCTGCTGGAGAAGCTTGGCGCCGCCGACGTGCCGCGCTTGTACGTCTGGAACAAGGCCGACCAACTCTCGAACCGCGACGACGGCCTCAACGACGGCCCGCTCGCCCGCATGAGTCAAGAGCACCCGTGGCTGCTCGTAAGCAGCCACAACGCGGCCGACATGGTGGGTCTTCGGGACAAGCTCCTCTCCGCCGTTCGCGCCGATGAGCAGAGCACGACGGTGCTCGTGCCATACGGTGCCGGCGCCGTCCTATCGGAGATCTACCGCACCGCGCGGGTGCTCTCGAGCGAGGCCACGAACGGCGGCCTCATGGTCACGCTCCAAGGTGGAGCAGCCGTCATGGCTCGCGTGCGCGCGAGCCTCGAGGAGTGGACATCATGA
- a CDS encoding ABC-F family ATP-binding cassette domain-containing protein — MTSRTKSPTGPQSPLLHMRGATLALPSGRVLFEGLSLSLSREHVALVGRNGVGKSTLLAALSGAVPNERVRRAGRSHFVPQALGPGGSEHALLTPGRAAAHASRFAAECRAAGVEAWLPERHANELSRGERQKLRLIEAKLSGAEILLLDEPTDDLDVVGVAWLRRWLRAFRGCLLVVSHDRRLLQDFEHFFVARESGCRYFAGTLAELDAEQAREHKDGEARYLRNLHSLASREARTLHVARRKARKKQFGRWRELKRATSRARLNQKRDDAQVCHGRLAQLREARIAAVRDWTKGTRRALEVRMPLALKAPVLPEHDGSPVLMLRDVSATAHDRTLFAGLDLAVVRERVAVVGPNGSGKTTLLETMLERRAPSGGRVRVDLAKVGAIAQGAADWMLGESLALQLHHEHPTKELAKVVVAHRFPLALAERPLRSLSPGERVRAALICLFEREPACEVLVLDEPTYALDGPGRRALIEALAAWPGGLVVASHDEEFLEAVAFDRVVTLGDGSAPGPSPRLLDELHGDVER, encoded by the coding sequence ATGACATCACGAACCAAGAGCCCCACGGGACCCCAGTCGCCCCTGCTTCACATGCGGGGCGCGACGCTCGCACTTCCCAGCGGCCGCGTTCTCTTCGAAGGCCTCTCGCTCTCCTTGTCGCGCGAGCACGTCGCGCTCGTTGGGCGCAACGGCGTCGGCAAGTCGACGCTCCTCGCGGCCCTCTCAGGCGCTGTACCGAACGAACGCGTGCGGCGCGCGGGGCGCTCCCATTTCGTGCCGCAGGCGTTAGGTCCTGGTGGCAGCGAGCACGCCTTGCTCACGCCGGGTCGCGCGGCCGCGCATGCGTCGCGATTCGCCGCCGAGTGCCGCGCTGCGGGCGTCGAGGCATGGCTGCCAGAGCGCCACGCGAACGAGCTGAGTCGGGGCGAGAGGCAGAAGCTCCGGCTCATCGAAGCGAAGCTCTCGGGCGCAGAGATTCTCCTCCTCGACGAACCGACCGATGACCTCGATGTCGTTGGCGTGGCCTGGCTACGGCGCTGGCTTCGCGCCTTTCGCGGCTGCCTGCTCGTCGTCAGCCACGACCGCCGACTGCTCCAGGACTTCGAGCATTTCTTCGTGGCGCGAGAATCCGGCTGCCGGTACTTCGCAGGGACGTTGGCCGAGCTCGACGCCGAGCAGGCGCGCGAGCACAAGGACGGCGAAGCGCGCTACCTCCGAAACCTCCATTCCCTCGCGTCACGGGAAGCGCGCACGCTTCACGTGGCGCGTCGCAAGGCGCGGAAGAAGCAATTCGGACGTTGGCGTGAGCTCAAGCGCGCGACCTCGCGAGCCCGTCTGAACCAAAAGCGCGACGACGCGCAGGTCTGCCACGGACGGCTCGCGCAGCTCCGCGAAGCCCGCATCGCGGCGGTGCGCGACTGGACCAAAGGGACGCGGCGGGCGCTCGAGGTACGCATGCCGCTCGCGCTGAAGGCCCCCGTCTTGCCGGAACACGACGGCTCCCCAGTACTCATGCTGCGCGATGTCTCCGCGACGGCCCACGACCGGACGCTCTTCGCAGGGCTCGATCTGGCGGTTGTGCGCGAACGCGTCGCGGTCGTCGGCCCGAACGGCTCGGGCAAGACGACGCTGCTTGAGACCATGCTCGAGCGACGCGCACCGAGCGGCGGCCGCGTTCGCGTCGACCTCGCAAAGGTCGGTGCCATCGCGCAAGGGGCAGCCGATTGGATGCTGGGCGAGTCGCTCGCGTTGCAGCTCCATCACGAACACCCGACCAAGGAGCTGGCGAAGGTGGTGGTGGCGCATCGGTTTCCGCTGGCGCTAGCCGAGCGGCCGCTTCGTTCGCTGAGTCCCGGCGAGCGCGTGCGGGCGGCGCTCATCTGTCTCTTCGAGCGCGAGCCGGCCTGCGAGGTGCTGGTCCTGGACGAGCCGACGTACGCGCTCGATGGGCCAGGACGGCGAGCCCTGATCGAAGCGCTCGCGGCTTGGCCCGGAGGGCTTGTCGTGGCGAGCCACGACGAAGAGTTCCTGGAGGCGGTCGCCTTCGACCGCGTCGTGACCCTCGGAGATGGGTCCGCTCCGGGTCCGTCACCGCGACTGCTGGACGAGCTTCACGGGGATGTTGAGCGTTGA
- a CDS encoding AgmX/PglI C-terminal domain-containing protein — MTAVMRAAHVASGPRVLRIGVVRGGRIVEERVIKSRATVTIGVSERAMFLVDEAHADMEEVFPLFERVGDGYRLNVARGMHGRVALEGGVVDLACRDAPRSLTLTDDARGKVVHGALTLLFQFVASPPAAPRPELPLSVKGGFAARIDWNLTIVAAFSFLVHFGFVGAMLSDWLDPVLADDISITGLVDGTKAVAPPYVETVKAPSDVAPSAQEPAPRTSERVASRRNIETPTRAASGAKERQAAALSAAAARIEVELLGAFTGGPAVAATLRESEIPAPDLSDAARSASGVSQTGKEIQTASGAVVNPGAEASGLDRIAVAHVASRGTAGDEGHVRGPTSEARVGAPAMSVPIGNAESVVAGLKAKFRRCYDKGLLVNPMMSGAVMISAKVSANGEVLAADARDNTGLDADVVTCLQRAVRGASFAAPGGTGSTLNIPVKLVQQSR, encoded by the coding sequence ATGACCGCCGTCATGCGCGCGGCTCACGTCGCGAGCGGACCGCGCGTTCTGCGCATCGGCGTCGTGCGCGGGGGCCGCATCGTCGAGGAGCGCGTCATCAAGTCGCGCGCCACCGTCACCATCGGCGTAAGCGAACGGGCGATGTTTCTCGTGGACGAGGCGCATGCCGACATGGAGGAGGTCTTTCCGCTCTTCGAACGCGTCGGCGATGGCTACCGCCTCAACGTCGCGCGCGGCATGCACGGCCGCGTGGCGCTGGAGGGTGGCGTCGTCGACCTGGCGTGCCGCGATGCCCCGCGCTCGCTGACGCTGACCGACGACGCGCGCGGCAAGGTGGTGCACGGCGCGCTCACCTTGCTCTTTCAATTCGTGGCGTCGCCGCCGGCAGCGCCGCGTCCCGAGCTCCCACTCTCGGTCAAAGGAGGCTTCGCAGCGCGCATTGACTGGAACCTCACCATTGTCGCCGCGTTCTCGTTCCTCGTTCACTTCGGCTTCGTTGGAGCGATGCTCTCCGACTGGCTTGACCCTGTGCTCGCCGACGACATCTCCATCACCGGACTCGTCGATGGAACCAAGGCTGTCGCGCCGCCGTACGTCGAGACGGTGAAAGCTCCATCCGACGTGGCGCCGTCGGCGCAAGAGCCGGCGCCGCGTACGTCGGAGCGCGTCGCGTCTCGTCGCAACATCGAAACACCTACGAGGGCGGCGTCTGGCGCGAAGGAGCGCCAGGCGGCGGCGCTCTCGGCCGCGGCGGCGCGGATCGAGGTCGAACTCCTCGGCGCCTTCACCGGTGGACCCGCTGTCGCGGCTACGCTTCGAGAGAGCGAGATCCCAGCGCCTGACCTGTCGGATGCGGCGCGCTCCGCGTCGGGCGTAAGCCAGACGGGCAAAGAGATTCAGACGGCGAGTGGCGCCGTCGTGAACCCCGGCGCCGAGGCCAGCGGCCTCGATCGCATCGCCGTGGCTCACGTGGCCTCAAGAGGCACCGCGGGCGACGAGGGTCACGTGCGCGGTCCCACGAGCGAAGCGCGCGTCGGCGCGCCAGCCATGAGCGTCCCCATCGGCAACGCCGAGAGTGTCGTGGCCGGGCTCAAGGCCAAGTTCCGGCGCTGCTACGACAAGGGACTCTTGGTGAACCCCATGATGTCGGGCGCGGTGATGATCTCCGCGAAGGTCTCAGCCAACGGCGAGGTGCTCGCCGCCGACGCGCGAGACAACACGGGTCTCGATGCCGACGTCGTCACGTGCCTTCAGCGCGCCGTGCGCGGCGCCTCATTCGCGGCTCCTGGCGGCACGGGGTCAACGCTCAACATCCCCGTGAAGCTCGTCCAGCAGTCGCGGTGA
- a CDS encoding SUMF1/EgtB/PvdO family nonheme iron enzyme, producing the protein MLPVVAALELACAPASLPPVPQIMVVADTDLPVPLVSRLRVDLYREDGTWFESRDYARPDPRDWPASFSVYADDDGRDHLIWVRLRVYRDGGEITYRGERFRRWDTPFSSRETSLEPRLLQEGRDVTPLLVPAPLETVDRLLAVRIGPKSAGSVYVLLQGTCIGTMARLGPDGRPRLGESESCVDTEKTWAKVAPSPLAPRGAAAVAPRVGTWLTSTCPKDDGSSSRVCIPGGATLLGSEGETGEAFQADGSASLPIVRLFGVHGYALDRYEVSVRRFRDGIARGYNGPRPSQDQPRCNFKDAAGSVDELPVNCITWDAARAFCQFEGGDLPTEAQWEHAASVAGFREKSAFPWGPESPECKDAVYERDDGDLRVTRQCAALGVGPQPVGAAARDATPLGVRDLFGSMQEWTRDYFERYRTTRWAAMPLVDPECKDDDENNRSVRGVSWNTTANITSERFFVGPSASGIGLGFRCAYEAPR; encoded by the coding sequence GTGCTTCCGGTCGTCGCAGCGCTGGAATTGGCCTGCGCACCGGCGAGCCTGCCGCCGGTGCCGCAGATCATGGTTGTGGCCGACACCGATCTCCCCGTGCCGCTCGTCTCGCGCCTCCGCGTCGACCTCTATCGCGAAGACGGCACGTGGTTCGAGTCGCGCGACTACGCGAGGCCCGACCCCCGTGACTGGCCCGCGAGCTTCAGCGTCTATGCCGATGACGATGGGCGAGATCATCTCATCTGGGTGCGCCTCCGCGTCTATCGCGACGGAGGTGAGATCACGTACCGCGGCGAGCGCTTTCGGCGATGGGACACGCCCTTCTCGTCCCGCGAGACGAGCCTCGAGCCGCGCCTCCTTCAAGAGGGTCGCGATGTCACGCCGCTCTTGGTGCCGGCGCCGCTCGAGACCGTCGACCGCCTGCTCGCGGTTCGCATCGGGCCAAAGAGCGCCGGCTCCGTCTACGTGCTCCTGCAAGGCACATGCATCGGCACCATGGCGAGGCTCGGCCCGGACGGACGTCCGCGGCTTGGCGAGAGCGAATCATGCGTCGATACGGAGAAGACCTGGGCGAAGGTGGCGCCCTCACCGCTCGCGCCAAGAGGCGCGGCGGCGGTCGCGCCACGCGTCGGCACGTGGCTCACCTCCACGTGCCCAAAAGACGACGGCTCCTCGTCGCGGGTCTGCATCCCTGGCGGCGCCACGCTCTTGGGCAGCGAGGGTGAAACGGGCGAGGCCTTCCAAGCCGACGGCTCCGCGAGCCTCCCCATCGTGCGGCTCTTTGGCGTCCACGGCTACGCGCTCGACCGCTACGAAGTCAGCGTGCGCCGCTTCCGCGACGGCATCGCTCGCGGCTACAACGGCCCACGGCCGTCGCAAGACCAACCACGCTGCAACTTCAAGGACGCGGCCGGGAGCGTCGACGAGCTCCCTGTCAATTGCATCACCTGGGACGCGGCGCGTGCCTTCTGCCAGTTCGAGGGCGGTGATCTTCCGACCGAGGCGCAGTGGGAGCACGCGGCGAGCGTCGCGGGATTTCGCGAAAAGAGCGCGTTTCCTTGGGGCCCCGAGTCGCCCGAGTGCAAAGACGCCGTCTACGAGCGCGACGACGGAGACCTTCGCGTCACGCGCCAATGCGCGGCTCTTGGTGTCGGACCACAGCCCGTGGGCGCCGCGGCGCGTGACGCGACGCCGCTCGGAGTGCGCGACCTCTTCGGCAGCATGCAAGAGTGGACGCGCGACTACTTCGAGCGGTACCGAACGACGCGCTGGGCTGCGATGCCGCTCGTCGACCCCGAGTGCAAAGACGACGACGAGAACAACCGCTCCGTTCGCGGCGTCTCCTGGAACACGACCGCGAACATCACCTCGGAGCGTTTCTTCGTGGGTCCGTCAGCCTCCGGCATTGGCCTCGGATTTCGCTGCGCGTATGAGGCTCCGCGATGA
- a CDS encoding SUMF1/EgtB/PvdO family nonheme iron enzyme — protein MRRALHSVAFLLVAGSATAGCLEELPPTGQIVLHVETDATLASERSAGAHPALFDRLRVEWFEPGKDAPCDGCLREFAATQEVFLEDRASTGFVPRPFVSGYRARATLYRHAGVAGPRATSSITTTLELPAVGADGIAHVWAALRTVDVGAPRGALDAPLSGERPSKALRPGTWDDDVRRECTEPPGPFEACVPGGGFFIGSASHPIEGREHLVKVSPFYVDVHEVTVREFRRTRLAREGDPSPRTGCNFSPAAGEWDDLPINCISHGMAAAYCERIGKKLLTEAQFERVATGLGAFDYPWGRSLPECGDAIFARDDGASIAEYKACVSLGVGATRAGAGALDRLALGGIEITDLAGNLSEWMLDTYNDEGDPCFASGGLLVDPVCAVAGARVKGGHAVRGGSFATSVLSLRGSTRTAGPTDDTGAKFVGLRCARSE, from the coding sequence ATGAGGCGTGCGCTGCACAGCGTTGCGTTCCTGCTGGTCGCAGGGTCCGCGACTGCCGGCTGCTTAGAGGAGCTGCCTCCGACCGGCCAGATTGTGTTGCACGTCGAGACCGACGCCACATTGGCCTCGGAGCGCTCGGCCGGTGCTCATCCGGCACTCTTCGATCGCCTTCGCGTCGAGTGGTTCGAGCCGGGCAAGGACGCGCCTTGCGATGGGTGCCTGCGTGAGTTTGCAGCCACGCAGGAGGTCTTCCTCGAAGACCGCGCATCGACAGGCTTCGTTCCGCGGCCCTTCGTCTCTGGCTATCGCGCGCGAGCCACGCTCTATCGCCACGCCGGCGTCGCCGGGCCCCGTGCCACGTCATCGATCACGACCACGCTCGAACTGCCCGCTGTCGGCGCCGACGGGATCGCCCATGTCTGGGCGGCGCTTCGCACGGTCGATGTCGGCGCCCCCCGAGGTGCGCTCGACGCGCCGCTCTCAGGCGAACGGCCATCAAAGGCCCTTCGACCCGGCACCTGGGACGACGACGTGCGACGCGAGTGCACCGAGCCGCCGGGCCCCTTCGAGGCGTGCGTTCCCGGCGGTGGGTTCTTCATCGGCTCGGCGTCTCACCCCATTGAAGGGCGAGAGCATCTCGTTAAGGTTTCTCCCTTCTACGTCGATGTCCACGAGGTGACGGTGCGCGAGTTCCGACGGACGCGCCTGGCTCGGGAGGGTGATCCGAGTCCGCGGACCGGGTGCAACTTCTCACCGGCGGCCGGCGAGTGGGACGACCTTCCCATCAATTGCATCAGCCACGGCATGGCGGCCGCGTATTGCGAGCGCATCGGCAAGAAGCTCCTCACGGAAGCGCAGTTCGAGCGCGTGGCCACCGGACTCGGCGCCTTCGACTACCCCTGGGGCCGGAGCCTGCCGGAGTGCGGTGACGCGATCTTCGCACGCGACGACGGTGCATCGATTGCAGAATACAAAGCGTGCGTTTCACTCGGGGTCGGCGCCACGCGTGCGGGCGCTGGCGCGCTCGATCGGCTCGCGCTTGGGGGAATTGAGATCACCGACCTCGCGGGGAACCTGTCGGAGTGGATGCTCGATACGTACAACGACGAGGGCGACCCGTGTTTCGCCTCCGGCGGGCTGCTCGTCGATCCCGTCTGCGCCGTCGCCGGCGCGCGCGTGAAAGGCGGCCACGCCGTGCGCGGCGGAAGCTTCGCCACGTCGGTGCTGAGCCTCCGCGGGAGCACGCGCACGGCCGGTCCGACCGACGACACCGGTGCGAAGTTCGTGGGCCTTCGCTGCGCCCGCAGCGAGTGA